A single window of Jiangella alkaliphila DNA harbors:
- the aceE gene encoding pyruvate dehydrogenase (acetyl-transferring), homodimeric type — protein sequence MAADRSPIIINGLPSQLPDIDADETREWLESLDAAIDQRGRHRARYLMLALLQRAQERQVGVPSLRNTDYINTIPPEAEPWFPGDEFVERRIRAYTRWNAAMMVQRAQRPGVGVGGHISTYASSAALYEVGFNHFFRGKDHAGGGDQIYFQGHASPGMYARAYLEGRLTESQLDGFRQEISHAGLGGGLPSYPHPRLMPDFWEFPTVSMGLGPLNAIYQARFNRYLNHRGIKDTSQQHVWAFLGDGEMDEPETIGAIGVAAREELDNLTFVVNCNLQRLDGPVRGNGKIIQEMEALFRGAGWNVIKVIWGREWDPLLAADTDGALVNLMNVTPDGDYQTYKAESGAYVREHFFGRDPRTRKMVEDMSDDEIWGLKRGGHDYRKLFAAYKAATEHTGQPTVILAKTIKGWTLGSHFEARNATHQMKKLTGDDLKLFRDRLFMEIPDSALEDVYAPPYFHPGQDSDEHAYMMERRQKLGGFLPDRRTTAKPLVLPGDKVYEVARRGSGKQPVATTMALVRLLKDLLKDPEIGRRLVPVIPDEARTFGMDSLFPTLKIYSPHGQNYTPVDRELFLSYKEAKDGQILHEGINEAGSVASWTAAATSYATHGEPMIPLYIFYSMFGFQRTGDGFWAAADQLARGFVLGATAGRTTLNGEGLQHEDGHSVLLASTNPAVVHYDPAYAFEIGHIIKDGLRRMYGEGSENIYYYLTIYNEPYVQPAEPENLDVAGLLKGMYLYHPMETAPGDDVPHAQILASGVGMNWALEAQQRLAEEWQVAADVWSVTSWNELRRDALAADEWNLMHPGEDARVPYVTARLREAHGPVVGVSDYLRAVQDQIAPYVPTDYTSLGTDGFGLSDTRAALRRHFKVDAQSIVLSVLTLLARRNELPWETVKQAHERYQLDDVNATTAEEAGGES from the coding sequence GTGGCTGCCGACCGCTCGCCGATCATCATCAACGGCCTTCCGAGCCAGCTCCCGGACATCGACGCCGACGAGACGCGGGAGTGGCTCGAGTCGCTCGATGCCGCCATCGACCAGCGCGGACGCCATCGCGCGCGCTACCTGATGCTGGCGCTGCTGCAGCGCGCCCAGGAGCGGCAGGTGGGTGTCCCGAGCCTGCGCAACACCGACTACATCAACACCATCCCGCCCGAGGCCGAGCCCTGGTTCCCGGGCGACGAGTTCGTCGAACGGCGCATCCGGGCCTACACCCGGTGGAATGCGGCGATGATGGTGCAACGTGCCCAGCGGCCCGGGGTCGGCGTCGGCGGGCACATCTCCACGTACGCGTCGTCGGCGGCGCTCTACGAGGTCGGGTTCAACCACTTCTTCCGCGGCAAGGACCACGCCGGCGGCGGCGACCAGATCTACTTCCAGGGGCACGCCTCCCCCGGCATGTACGCCCGCGCCTACCTCGAGGGCCGGCTCACCGAGAGCCAGCTCGACGGCTTCCGGCAGGAGATCTCGCACGCGGGCCTGGGCGGCGGGCTGCCGTCGTACCCGCACCCGCGGCTGATGCCCGACTTCTGGGAGTTCCCGACGGTGTCCATGGGCCTGGGCCCGCTGAACGCCATCTACCAGGCCCGGTTCAATCGCTATCTGAACCACCGCGGCATCAAGGACACCAGCCAGCAGCACGTGTGGGCGTTCCTCGGCGACGGCGAGATGGACGAGCCCGAGACCATCGGCGCCATCGGCGTGGCCGCCCGCGAAGAGCTCGACAACCTGACGTTCGTGGTCAACTGCAACCTGCAGCGCCTCGACGGCCCGGTGCGCGGCAACGGCAAGATCATCCAGGAGATGGAGGCGCTGTTCCGCGGCGCCGGCTGGAACGTCATCAAGGTCATCTGGGGCCGCGAGTGGGACCCGCTGCTGGCCGCCGACACCGACGGCGCGCTGGTCAACCTCATGAACGTCACGCCTGACGGCGACTACCAGACGTACAAGGCCGAGTCCGGCGCGTACGTCCGCGAGCACTTCTTCGGCCGCGACCCCCGCACCCGCAAGATGGTCGAGGACATGTCCGACGACGAGATCTGGGGGCTCAAGCGCGGCGGGCACGACTACCGCAAGCTGTTCGCGGCGTACAAGGCGGCCACCGAGCACACCGGCCAGCCGACCGTCATCCTCGCGAAGACGATCAAGGGCTGGACGCTGGGCTCGCACTTCGAGGCCCGCAACGCCACGCACCAGATGAAGAAGCTGACCGGCGACGACCTCAAGCTCTTCCGCGACCGCCTGTTCATGGAGATCCCCGACTCCGCGCTCGAGGACGTCTACGCGCCGCCGTACTTCCACCCCGGCCAGGACTCCGACGAGCACGCCTACATGATGGAGCGGCGGCAGAAGCTCGGCGGGTTCCTGCCCGACCGCCGCACCACCGCGAAGCCGCTGGTGCTGCCCGGCGACAAGGTCTACGAGGTGGCCCGGCGCGGATCCGGCAAGCAGCCGGTGGCCACCACGATGGCGCTGGTACGCCTGCTCAAGGACCTGCTCAAGGACCCCGAGATCGGCCGCCGGCTGGTCCCCGTCATCCCCGACGAGGCCCGCACGTTCGGCATGGACTCGCTGTTCCCGACGCTGAAGATCTACTCGCCGCACGGGCAGAACTACACGCCCGTCGACCGCGAGCTGTTCCTGTCCTACAAGGAGGCCAAGGACGGGCAGATCCTGCACGAGGGCATCAACGAGGCCGGCTCGGTGGCGTCGTGGACGGCGGCGGCGACGTCGTACGCCACGCACGGCGAGCCGATGATCCCGCTCTACATCTTCTACTCGATGTTCGGCTTCCAGCGCACCGGCGACGGCTTCTGGGCGGCGGCCGACCAGCTGGCCCGCGGCTTCGTCCTCGGCGCCACGGCCGGGCGCACCACGCTGAACGGCGAGGGCCTGCAGCACGAGGACGGCCACTCGGTGCTGCTGGCCTCGACGAACCCGGCGGTCGTGCACTACGACCCCGCGTACGCGTTCGAGATCGGGCACATCATCAAGGACGGCCTGCGCCGCATGTACGGCGAAGGGTCCGAGAACATCTACTACTACCTGACGATCTACAACGAGCCGTACGTCCAGCCGGCCGAGCCCGAGAACCTCGACGTCGCGGGCCTGCTCAAGGGCATGTACCTCTACCACCCCATGGAGACCGCGCCCGGCGACGACGTCCCGCACGCGCAGATCCTCGCGTCGGGCGTCGGCATGAACTGGGCGCTCGAGGCGCAGCAGCGGCTGGCCGAGGAGTGGCAGGTCGCGGCCGACGTCTGGTCGGTCACGTCGTGGAACGAGCTGCGCCGCGACGCCCTCGCCGCCGACGAGTGGAACCTCATGCACCCCGGCGAGGACGCCCGCGTCCCGTACGTCACCGCACGGCTGCGCGAGGCCCACGGCCCGGTCGTCGGCGTCAGCGACTACCTGCGCGCGGTGCAGGACCAGATCGCGCCGTACGTCCCCACCGACTACACCTCGCTGGGCACCGACGGCTTCGGGCTGTCCGACACCCGGGCGGCGCTGCGCCGGCACTTCAAGGTCGATGCCCAGTCCATCGTGCTCAGCGTGCTGACGCTGCTGGCCCGCCGCAACGAGCTCCCGTGGGAGACCGTCAAGCAGGCCCACGAGCGCTACCAACTCGACGACGTCAACGCCACCACCGCCGAGGAGGCCGGCGGCGAGTCGTAG
- a CDS encoding acyl carrier protein produces the protein MVSTEEIREGLAEIVNEITGVPAEDVQLAKSFTDDLDIDSLSMVEVVVAAEEKFGVKIPDEEVKNLATVGDAVTFIEKAGS, from the coding sequence ATGGTCAGCACCGAGGAGATCCGCGAGGGTCTTGCCGAGATCGTCAATGAGATCACCGGCGTTCCCGCCGAGGACGTGCAGCTCGCCAAGTCCTTCACCGACGACCTCGACATCGACTCGCTGTCGATGGTCGAGGTGGTCGTGGCCGCCGAGGAGAAGTTCGGCGTCAAGATCCCCGACGAGGAGGTCAAGAACCTGGCCACCGTCGGCGACGCCGTCACGTTCATCGAGAAGGCAGGGTCGTAA
- the fabF gene encoding beta-ketoacyl-ACP synthase II translates to MSRSQARVVVTGLGATTPVGGDVASTWESLLAGRSGVRKLTQEWVADLPVQIGAPAAVDPSEVLPRVEARRLDRSAQFAIICARQAWADAGFSGRSSEAGLDPDRVGVVCASGIGGLTTLLSNYDQLRESGPRRVSPLAIPMLMPNSPSANVSIELQAQAGAHTPVSACSSGAEALAYALDMIRAGRADVVVAGGTEAVISPLPIAAFANMMALSKRDDDPAVVSRPFDKNRDGFVLGEGGALMVLESAEHAEARGAKIYAELAGAGMSADAHHIAQPEPSGRGVVTAMRKALTDAGLTPDDIAHVNCHATSTPTGDIAESVALNTVFGDRTPSIPVTAPKSMIGHLLGGAGAVESLATVLTLYHGLVPPTANVDDVDDDINLDIVRTTPRKLDDGPLAALNDSFGFGGHNVVLAFRRA, encoded by the coding sequence ATGTCGCGTTCCCAGGCACGAGTCGTCGTCACCGGGCTCGGCGCCACCACGCCCGTCGGAGGCGACGTGGCGTCGACCTGGGAGTCCCTGCTCGCCGGTCGTTCCGGCGTACGCAAGCTGACTCAGGAGTGGGTCGCCGACCTGCCGGTGCAGATCGGTGCGCCGGCCGCCGTCGACCCCTCCGAGGTCCTCCCCCGCGTCGAGGCCCGGCGGCTGGACCGCTCGGCCCAGTTCGCCATCATCTGCGCCCGGCAGGCGTGGGCCGACGCCGGTTTCTCCGGCCGGTCGAGCGAGGCCGGGCTCGACCCGGACCGCGTCGGCGTGGTCTGCGCCTCCGGCATCGGCGGGCTCACGACGCTGCTGTCCAACTACGACCAGCTGCGCGAGTCCGGGCCGCGCCGGGTGTCGCCGCTGGCGATCCCCATGCTGATGCCGAACAGCCCGTCCGCGAACGTCAGCATCGAACTGCAGGCGCAGGCCGGCGCGCACACCCCGGTGAGCGCGTGCTCGTCCGGCGCCGAGGCGCTCGCGTACGCGCTGGACATGATCCGGGCCGGCCGGGCCGACGTCGTCGTCGCCGGTGGCACCGAAGCGGTCATCTCGCCGCTGCCGATCGCCGCGTTCGCGAACATGATGGCGCTGTCCAAGCGCGACGACGACCCGGCCGTCGTCAGCCGTCCGTTCGACAAGAACCGCGACGGGTTCGTGCTCGGCGAGGGCGGCGCGCTGATGGTGCTCGAGTCCGCCGAGCACGCCGAGGCGCGCGGCGCGAAGATCTACGCCGAGCTGGCCGGCGCCGGCATGAGTGCCGACGCCCACCACATCGCGCAGCCGGAGCCGTCCGGCCGCGGCGTCGTCACGGCGATGCGCAAGGCGCTGACCGACGCCGGGCTGACCCCCGACGACATCGCGCACGTCAACTGCCACGCCACGTCGACCCCGACCGGCGACATCGCCGAGTCGGTGGCCCTCAACACGGTCTTCGGCGACCGGACGCCGTCCATTCCGGTCACGGCGCCGAAGTCGATGATCGGGCACCTGCTCGGCGGCGCCGGCGCCGTCGAGTCGCTGGCCACGGTGCTGACGCTGTACCACGGCCTGGTCCCGCCCACGGCGAACGTCGACGACGTCGACGACGACATCAACCTCGACATCGTCCGCACCACCCCGCGGAAGCTCGACGACGGTCCGCTGGCCGCGCTGAACGACTCGTTCGGGTTCGGCGGGCACAACGTCGTCCTGGCCTTCAGGAGGGCCTGA
- a CDS encoding beta-ketoacyl-ACP synthase III: protein MSGVTIQAERQPRSSRILGIGGYRPSRVVTNAEIIEKIDSSDEWIRTRSGIESRRWASDDETVISMSLAAARKALADAGVQPEQVDCVIVSTVTHLYQTPSAAAQIAYELGTNKAAAFDVSAACAGFCYGLSLASDMVRVGTAGHVVVIGVERLSDLTDKTDRSTAFLFADGAGAAVVGPATRPAEAGIGPVVWGSDGQHLDHIRQKEHWRDALFNETGPAMPHLVMQGNAVFRWASYEMAKVAQEALDAAGVTVDDLDVFVPHQANMRITDAMSRQLKLPERVAVARDIATQGNTSAASIPLAIERMLETGEAQSGDLALIIGFGAGLVYAGQVIRIP from the coding sequence ATGAGCGGTGTCACGATCCAGGCGGAGCGGCAGCCGCGGTCGTCGCGCATCCTCGGCATCGGTGGCTACCGGCCCAGCCGGGTCGTCACCAATGCGGAGATCATCGAGAAGATCGACTCCTCCGACGAGTGGATCCGCACCCGCTCGGGCATCGAGAGCCGCCGCTGGGCCAGTGACGACGAGACCGTCATCTCGATGAGCCTGGCCGCCGCCCGGAAGGCGCTGGCCGACGCCGGCGTCCAGCCCGAACAGGTCGACTGCGTCATCGTCTCGACCGTCACGCACCTCTACCAGACGCCGTCCGCGGCCGCCCAGATCGCCTATGAGCTGGGCACGAACAAGGCCGCCGCGTTCGACGTCTCCGCCGCGTGCGCCGGGTTCTGCTACGGCCTGTCGCTGGCGTCGGACATGGTGCGCGTGGGCACCGCCGGCCACGTCGTCGTCATCGGCGTCGAGCGGCTCTCCGACCTCACCGACAAGACCGACCGGTCGACGGCGTTCCTGTTCGCCGACGGCGCCGGCGCGGCCGTCGTAGGCCCCGCCACCCGGCCCGCCGAGGCCGGCATCGGCCCCGTCGTCTGGGGCTCCGACGGCCAGCACCTCGACCACATCAGGCAGAAGGAGCACTGGCGCGACGCCCTGTTCAACGAGACCGGGCCGGCCATGCCGCACCTGGTCATGCAGGGCAACGCGGTCTTCCGGTGGGCGTCCTACGAGATGGCGAAGGTGGCCCAGGAGGCGCTCGACGCCGCCGGCGTCACCGTCGACGACCTCGACGTGTTCGTGCCGCACCAGGCCAACATGCGCATCACCGACGCGATGTCGCGCCAGCTCAAGCTGCCCGAGCGGGTCGCCGTCGCGCGGGACATCGCCACCCAGGGCAACACCTCGGCGGCGTCCATCCCGCTGGCCATCGAGCGGATGCTCGAGACGGGCGAGGCGCAGAGCGGCGACCTCGCCCTGATCATCGGCTTCGGCGCCGGGCTGGTGTACGCCGGCCAGGTGATCCGGATCCCCTGA
- a CDS encoding acyltransferase domain-containing protein yields MLVIVAPGQGSQTPGFLQPWLEEPSFAARIDWLSAVAGLDLAHYGTEADADTIRDTAIAQPLLVASGLVAALALFPHPADGFTTVGAAAGHSVGEITAAAGARVITAEQAMVFVRERGKGMADAAAKESTGMTAVLGGDPDDVLATLARHGLTPANVNGAGQVVAAGTVAQLEALAGDPPQGARLRALSVAGAFHTTHMATAVKRLRHYSQSISTHDPRTLLLSNRDGQVVHDGRQVLDRLVDQVSNPVRWDLCMQSMADLGVTGLLEVPPAGTLTGLAKRALPGVETFALKTPDQLDAARAFVEKHGSQSNPLATNPTWRLVVAPVKGTFASGGAKAGDLLAAGDAVGAVSSLRDTVEVTAGHGGTIIEWLVEDGDPVAPGQPLVRLHPEAVA; encoded by the coding sequence GTGCTTGTGATCGTCGCTCCCGGTCAGGGATCCCAGACGCCCGGCTTCCTCCAGCCGTGGCTGGAGGAGCCGTCGTTCGCCGCCCGCATCGACTGGCTGTCCGCCGTCGCCGGGCTCGACCTCGCCCACTACGGAACCGAGGCCGACGCGGACACGATCCGCGACACCGCGATCGCCCAGCCGCTGCTGGTGGCGTCCGGTCTGGTCGCCGCGCTCGCGCTGTTCCCGCACCCCGCCGACGGCTTCACGACGGTGGGCGCGGCGGCCGGGCACAGCGTCGGCGAGATCACCGCCGCGGCCGGCGCCCGCGTCATCACCGCCGAGCAGGCCATGGTGTTCGTCCGCGAGCGCGGCAAGGGCATGGCCGACGCGGCCGCCAAGGAGTCCACCGGCATGACCGCCGTCCTCGGCGGCGACCCGGACGACGTCCTGGCCACGCTTGCGCGGCACGGCCTCACCCCCGCCAACGTCAACGGCGCCGGCCAGGTCGTGGCCGCCGGCACCGTCGCCCAGCTCGAGGCGCTGGCCGGCGACCCGCCGCAGGGCGCCCGGCTGCGCGCGCTCTCCGTCGCCGGGGCGTTCCACACGACGCACATGGCGACGGCGGTCAAGCGGCTGCGGCACTACTCGCAGTCGATCAGCACCCACGACCCGCGCACGCTGCTGCTGTCCAACCGCGACGGCCAGGTCGTGCACGACGGCCGCCAGGTGCTCGACCGGCTGGTCGACCAGGTGTCGAACCCGGTCCGCTGGGACCTGTGCATGCAGTCGATGGCCGACCTCGGCGTCACCGGCCTGCTGGAGGTGCCGCCGGCCGGCACGCTGACCGGCCTGGCCAAGCGCGCGCTGCCCGGCGTCGAGACGTTCGCGCTGAAGACGCCTGACCAGCTCGACGCCGCCCGCGCGTTCGTCGAGAAGCACGGCAGCCAGTCGAACCCGCTGGCCACCAACCCGACGTGGCGCCTGGTCGTCGCGCCGGTCAAGGGCACGTTCGCCTCCGGCGGCGCCAAGGCCGGCGACCTGCTGGCGGCCGGCGACGCCGTCGGCGCCGTCAGCTCGCTGCGCGACACCGTCGAGGTCACGGCGGGGCACGGCGGCACCATCATCGAGTGGCTGGTCGAGGACGGCGACCCGGTCGCTCCCGGTCAGCCGCTGGTCCGGCTGCATCCCGAGGCGGTGGCGTGA
- a CDS encoding carboxyl transferase domain-containing protein, whose amino-acid sequence MTALADRPASSAPGAKPRRDEDPRNPKHRLAALFDEGSIELISTDDLSGMLAAVGTMHGTPAVAFCSDATVMGGAMGADGCRVVVDAYERALADGVPIIGLWHSGGARLPEGVLSLHAVGEIFAVMTRASGRIAQLSVVLGPAAGGAAYGPALTDIVIMGPEGRVFVTGPEVVRSVTGEDVDMLRLGGPEPHGRRSGVVHVVATTEREALDRARALGALLGSQGSLDVAAVADRDLGVHFPESAKRAYDVHPIVDDLLDDATGIELHQRWAPNITTTLGRFGGRTVGVIANNPLRLGGCLDSTSAEKAARFVRMCDAFGVPLLVVVDVPGYLPGVGQEWDGVVRRGAKLLHAFAEATVPRVTLVTRKVYGGAYIAMNSRALGATRVFAWPTAEVAVMGAVAAVRILHRRKLAEVAPDVRPQVEAELADEHARIAGGLDRAIELGVVDEVITPEQTRSALARAIADAPDRRGAHGNIPL is encoded by the coding sequence ATGACCGCCCTGGCCGATCGTCCGGCATCGTCCGCGCCGGGTGCGAAGCCGCGGCGGGACGAGGACCCGCGCAACCCCAAGCACCGGCTCGCCGCCCTGTTCGACGAGGGCTCCATCGAGCTGATCAGCACCGACGACCTCAGCGGCATGCTCGCCGCCGTCGGCACGATGCACGGGACGCCGGCCGTCGCGTTCTGCTCCGACGCCACGGTCATGGGCGGCGCCATGGGCGCGGACGGCTGCCGGGTGGTCGTCGACGCGTACGAGCGGGCGCTGGCCGACGGCGTCCCGATCATCGGCCTGTGGCACTCCGGCGGTGCCCGGCTGCCCGAGGGCGTGCTCTCGCTGCACGCCGTCGGCGAGATCTTCGCGGTCATGACCCGCGCGTCGGGCAGGATCGCGCAGCTGTCGGTCGTGCTCGGCCCGGCCGCCGGCGGCGCCGCATACGGCCCGGCGCTCACCGACATCGTGATCATGGGCCCCGAGGGCCGGGTCTTCGTGACCGGCCCCGAGGTGGTCCGCTCGGTCACCGGCGAGGACGTCGACATGCTGCGGCTGGGCGGCCCGGAGCCGCACGGCCGCCGTTCCGGCGTCGTCCATGTCGTCGCGACCACCGAGCGGGAGGCGCTGGACCGGGCGCGGGCCCTGGGCGCGCTGCTCGGTTCGCAGGGTTCGCTGGACGTTGCCGCCGTTGCCGACCGCGACCTCGGCGTGCACTTCCCGGAGTCGGCCAAGCGCGCCTACGACGTCCACCCGATCGTCGACGACCTGCTCGACGACGCCACCGGTATTGAGCTGCACCAGCGCTGGGCGCCGAACATCACCACCACGCTGGGCCGGTTCGGCGGCCGCACCGTCGGCGTCATCGCGAACAACCCGCTGCGCCTCGGCGGCTGCCTCGACTCCACGTCGGCCGAGAAGGCCGCCCGGTTCGTCCGCATGTGCGACGCGTTCGGCGTGCCGCTGCTGGTCGTCGTGGACGTCCCCGGCTACCTCCCCGGCGTCGGCCAGGAGTGGGACGGCGTCGTCCGGCGTGGCGCGAAGCTGCTGCACGCGTTCGCCGAGGCGACCGTGCCGAGGGTGACGCTGGTGACCCGCAAGGTCTACGGCGGCGCGTACATCGCGATGAACTCGCGCGCCCTGGGCGCGACGCGGGTCTTCGCCTGGCCGACCGCCGAGGTCGCCGTCATGGGCGCCGTCGCCGCCGTCCGGATCCTGCACCGGCGCAAACTGGCCGAGGTGGCCCCCGACGTCCGCCCGCAGGTCGAGGCCGAACTGGCCGACGAGCACGCCCGCATCGCCGGCGGTCTCGACCGCGCCATCGAGCTCGGCGTCGTCGACGAGGTCATCACGCCCGAGCAGACCCGCTCGGCGCTCGCCCGCGCCATCGCCGACGCCCCCGACCGGCGCGGCGCGCACGGCAACATCCCGTTGTAG
- a CDS encoding pirin family protein, whose protein sequence is MTSVRVRRAGERFVTPGEGVVSRHSFSFGPHYDPGNVGFGLLVVANDDVAEPRGGYPVHPHRDVEIVTWVLAGALRHEDTAGHGGELVAGVVQRMSAGRGVRHSELATGAGARFVQMWVPPGASGGDPSYGQADVTAGLADGGLVPVVSGLRRHAGAVAVGLGQPAAALHVGRLRPGDVVTLPSAPFVHVYVARGAVDVETAGALGDGDAVRLTDEGGRTVTARGDAELLVWEMHAAAGQGGVRAALQ, encoded by the coding sequence ATGACGTCGGTGCGGGTCAGGCGGGCGGGGGAGCGGTTCGTCACGCCTGGCGAAGGCGTGGTGTCGCGGCACTCGTTCTCGTTCGGGCCGCACTACGACCCGGGCAACGTCGGCTTCGGCCTGCTCGTGGTGGCCAACGACGACGTCGCCGAGCCGCGCGGCGGGTACCCGGTGCACCCGCACCGCGACGTCGAGATCGTCACCTGGGTGCTGGCCGGCGCGCTGAGGCACGAGGACACCGCCGGCCACGGCGGCGAGCTGGTGGCCGGTGTCGTCCAGCGGATGAGCGCCGGTCGCGGCGTCCGCCACTCCGAACTGGCCACCGGCGCCGGCGCACGGTTCGTCCAGATGTGGGTGCCGCCCGGCGCGTCGGGCGGCGACCCGTCCTACGGCCAGGCCGACGTGACGGCCGGCCTCGCCGATGGCGGGCTGGTTCCGGTGGTCAGCGGGCTGCGGCGGCACGCGGGCGCCGTCGCCGTCGGGCTCGGGCAGCCGGCCGCCGCGTTGCACGTGGGCCGGCTGCGGCCCGGCGACGTGGTGACGTTGCCGTCCGCGCCGTTCGTGCACGTCTACGTCGCGCGCGGCGCCGTCGACGTCGAGACCGCGGGCGCGCTGGGCGACGGTGACGCCGTCCGCCTCACCGACGAGGGCGGCCGGACGGTGACCGCCCGCGGCGACGCCGAGCTGCTCGTCTGGGAGATGCACGCCGCCGCTGGTCAGGGTGGTGTGCGAGCCGCTTTGCAATGA
- a CDS encoding phage tail protein: MRKKTPVVWATVAAATAAVLSTSTPSVAQSTQAAQAAETAQEVVSYGLAIDGISLSMHQCVGIGTATEVVETRVPGPDGQVVTRKVPGHSRDHDLVCTRAVTDDDTLVEWQRLLLDGAPDARKDVTLTLFDLAGAPFAQVQYVNAWPSELTFVDAGDSSGVLLEVVTIVADGLVRVS, encoded by the coding sequence ATGCGCAAGAAGACACCAGTCGTCTGGGCCACTGTCGCCGCGGCGACGGCAGCGGTCCTCAGCACGTCAACACCCAGCGTCGCCCAGTCCACCCAGGCGGCCCAGGCCGCGGAGACCGCCCAGGAGGTCGTCAGCTACGGGCTCGCCATCGACGGCATCAGCCTGAGCATGCACCAGTGCGTCGGCATCGGCACGGCGACCGAGGTCGTCGAGACGCGGGTGCCCGGCCCGGACGGCCAGGTCGTGACGCGCAAGGTGCCCGGCCACAGCCGCGACCACGACCTCGTGTGCACCCGTGCGGTGACCGACGACGACACGCTCGTCGAGTGGCAGCGGCTGCTGCTCGACGGCGCCCCCGACGCCCGCAAGGACGTCACGCTCACGCTGTTCGACCTGGCCGGCGCCCCGTTCGCCCAGGTCCAGTACGTCAACGCCTGGCCCAGCGAGCTCACCTTCGTCGACGCCGGCGACTCCAGCGGGGTCCTCCTCGAGGTCGTGACGATCGTCGCCGACGGTCTGGTGCGGGTCTCGTGA
- a CDS encoding PucR family transcriptional regulator: MRPTPDSELPGAFGTSRHDRTVHLLERATGRLATAAIARMEETLTWYRAMPAEQRSWVGLVIQAGIAAFVDWYRNADESRPTPTADVFGTAPRDLIRSISLQQTVEVVRVAIEVVEESVEDVVGPDDVRDVTEGVLRYSREVAFSAAHVYARYAEARGSWDARLEATVVDSLLRGEVDEDVRSRASALGWTAASGVAVIIGRPRPDDGTSADEIRRSARHAGYDVLTGGQGDRLVAVLGRVEDPVQAATAIVTHFGPGPVVVGPLVPDLVSAATSARPAVTGLLAAAGWPDAPRPVAAGSLLPERALAGDQEALHELIAELYVPIAEAGPVILETLAAYLETGASVEAAARLLFVHPNTVRYRLRRVSDVVGLTPTDPRDSYTLRLALSLGRMNPPAIE; encoded by the coding sequence ATGCGGCCAACCCCCGACTCCGAGCTGCCCGGCGCCTTCGGCACCAGCCGGCACGACCGCACCGTGCACCTGCTGGAGCGCGCGACCGGACGGCTCGCGACGGCGGCGATCGCCCGCATGGAAGAGACGCTCACGTGGTATCGCGCGATGCCGGCGGAACAGCGGTCCTGGGTGGGCCTGGTGATCCAGGCCGGCATCGCCGCGTTCGTCGACTGGTACCGCAACGCCGACGAGTCCCGGCCCACGCCGACGGCCGACGTGTTCGGCACCGCGCCGCGTGACCTCATCCGCTCGATCAGCCTGCAGCAGACCGTCGAGGTGGTCCGGGTCGCGATCGAGGTGGTCGAGGAGAGCGTCGAGGACGTCGTCGGGCCCGACGATGTACGCGACGTCACCGAGGGCGTGCTGCGCTACTCGCGCGAGGTCGCGTTCTCCGCCGCGCACGTCTACGCCCGCTACGCCGAGGCGCGCGGCTCGTGGGACGCCCGGCTGGAGGCGACCGTCGTCGACTCGCTGCTGCGCGGCGAGGTCGACGAGGACGTCCGGTCGCGGGCGTCCGCGCTGGGGTGGACCGCCGCCAGCGGCGTCGCCGTCATCATCGGCCGGCCGCGGCCCGACGACGGCACGTCGGCCGACGAGATCCGGCGCTCGGCCCGGCACGCCGGGTACGACGTGCTCACCGGCGGGCAGGGCGACCGGCTGGTCGCCGTGCTCGGCCGGGTCGAGGACCCGGTGCAGGCGGCGACGGCCATCGTCACCCACTTCGGCCCCGGCCCGGTCGTCGTCGGCCCGCTGGTCCCGGACCTGGTGTCGGCGGCGACGTCGGCCCGGCCCGCGGTCACCGGGCTGCTGGCGGCGGCCGGCTGGCCCGACGCGCCCCGTCCCGTCGCGGCCGGGTCGCTGCTGCCCGAGCGGGCGCTGGCCGGCGACCAGGAGGCGCTGCACGAGCTGATCGCCGAGCTCTACGTGCCGATCGCCGAGGCCGGCCCGGTCATCCTCGAAACGCTGGCCGCCTACCTCGAGACCGGGGCGTCCGTCGAGGCCGCGGCCCGGCTGCTGTTCGTCCACCCGAACACGGTCCGGTACCGGCTGCGGCGGGTCTCCGACGTCGTCGGCCTGACGCCGACCGACCCGCGCGACTCCTACACGCTGCGGCTCGCGCTGTCCCTCGGCCGGATGAACCCGCCGGCCATCGAGTGA